The Sinorhizobium alkalisoli genomic interval TTGTTAAAGGCGTAAGGCGGCTGGGTCATGCAGACCGTGTAGAACGAACGACGGCCCTTGACCAGAACATGCAGCCGTTGCAACGCGCTGCAAACTGCCTTAACGGTGCTACACGTAACTGCAACACAAACGACGCAGTGTGGCGACCACAGATCGCGGTTTTCCGGGCTCTCTGAGGAATTGATGGCGTTTCCCTTCTTCTCCGCCATCCTGCTTCGCTCTTCGAGCTTCGCAGGATTGGCAGAACTTTTCTGGCGAAGCAGGATGCCCTCCGAAGCTTTAGCGAAGGAGGGCTTTTTGTATTACGTCTACCTTATCGAAAGTCTGTAAACTTGCGGTGAGCGCTATGTGGGGATGACCGCTGATCTCAGGCGGCGCCTGCAAGAGCACAACGCCGGAAAATCTTCCCATACGGCCAAGCTCAGGCCGTGGCGTCTGGAGACCTATATCGCCTTTTCCGATCGGACAAGGGCCGAAGCGTTCGAACGCTATCTGAAGTCCGGATCGGGCCACGCCTTCGCAAGCAAGCGCCTCTGGTGAGAGCCGGCCTTCACCCCTTAACCCTCGATCCGGCGCCTAGCGCGTTCCGCTCTGCATGCGCACCGGCATCTGCGGTTGAACGCTAGCTCCCGAACCGAATCGCCACCCGCTCCACAGCGCCCCCGATTCGCCCATCCCGCGCACAGATTCCCTTGAGAATCACCCGATCCACCCCGATTCTGAGTGTCCGTGCGGCTCGGCCCCCATGCCGAGGCAGACGCAAAGTCCCCGCCCGAATGGGGCCGATGCCCGGTTTTGCCCCGAATTTCGGCCGCTTTCTGCCTCTTTTCGGAACAGCGGGTGCACTATGCATCGCGGCTAAACCCTAGTCGACAAAGGATTTTCTTAAGGCTTTGTTAATCCTTTCAGGCCGTCTGGGGCGATTTTGTGTCGTTTGAGCAACAGGGATCGGGGAAGGGCGGCGCAAAGCAGTTGATCTCGCAAGTTGGTCGTTGCGCGCCCCACCCGGTTTTGTATTTTCAACTCCGGAAGCAAGGGCGGTTGATCGTCCGACTTCTTGAACGAATTGGGGATGGGGCAGGGAACGCTGTCCTTCAGCAAAGAAACCCAGACCCGTGTGAAACTTTTGACTGGAGGTCAGAAATGAACATCAAGAGCCTTCTTCTCGGCTCCGCTGCTGCGCTCGCAGCAGTATCCGGCGCCCAGGCTGCCGACGCGATCGTCGCTGCCGAGCCGGAGCCCATGGAATATGTTCGCGTTTGCGACGCTTTCGGCACGGGCTACTTCTACATCCCGGGCACGGAAACCTGCCTCAAGATCGGCGGCTTCATCCGCGTTCAGGGCGACTTCGGCCGTGACGCCGCGGACAACCGTTGGAACCAGGACGATCTCGGCGGCAACAACCAGTCCACGTCGGATTGGGATATGTTCTCCCGCGCTTACATCTCGTTCGACGCCAAGAGCGACACCGAATTCGGCACGCTCACCGGCTTCTTCGCCATGGAAGCAAACGCCGACAACGATGCTGCCAGCGACGCTGACAGCCTGTTCGACGTCGACGAAGCCTACATCCAGCTCGGCGGCCTCAAGGCCGGCTTCTTCTACAGCTGGTGGGATAAGGGCCTGAACGGCGAAACCGACGACCTCTCCACCAACTCGGAATTCAACTCGATCGCCTATCTCTATGACGGCGGCACGTTCCAGGCTGGCGTTGCCATCGACGAACTCGAAGGCACCTCCACGAAGGCTAACGGCGTTGGCATCGAAGGTATCGTCTCCGCATCGCTCGGCGGCGTAAGCTTCGACCTGCTCGGCGGCTACGACACCGAGTTCGAAGAAGGCGCCATCCGCGCCCTGCTTTCGGCCGACCTCGGTCCGGGCGTCTTCCAGCTCGCTGGTATCTGGGCTTCCGACTTCAACGCCTACTACGGCGATGCCGAGTGGACCGTTGCTGCTTCTTACCGCTTCAATGCAACCGAGAAGTTCGCAATCACCCCCGGCGCTCAGTACTGGAGCGATGTCGACTTCATCGACGGCAACGACCAGTGGCGCGTTGGCGTAACGGCCGACTACCAGATAACCGAAGGTCTCGCTTCGCGTCTGTCGGTTCAGTACACCGATCCGGACATCGGCGACGACTCCGTCAGCGGCTTCCTCCGCCTGCAGCGTGACTTCTAATCTGACCTGACCTCGGTCAGTAAAGGAAAGCCCGGCTCATCGAGCCGGGCTTTTTTGACTCCGGGGCTGCGATCGGCATGGTAGAGATTCTTGAACCCGGTCACGTGTCCGATGGAATAACTCCGGGACAGCCGCCGGCGAGCTGGCGATCGGAGAGGAAAGTCTCTTCAGCCAAGGGCTTGGCGCAGGATTCCGGTCACAAATGCAGGATGAGGATCGGTGAGTTCAACTCGCCAAATGCCGCTCGAGAACGGGCACGCACATGTCCAGATCGTGCGTTGCCAGATGGGCGTAGCGCATGGTCATCGTCAGCGTCTGATGGCCGAGCCACATTTGAACCCGTCGGAGATCGATGCCGCCGCGCACCAGGCGCGAGGCGCAGGTATGTCTTAGGATGTGGGGAACGATGTCTTCTTCATCGCCGAGCCCCGCATCCTGCTTGGCCGCATTCCAGACCGCCCGAAATTTTTGCGGGTCGACGTCGCCGAATGGTCCTGGGGATCGATCTGCGAGGGCTTTCAGAACCCTTTTTGCTCTCGTGGTCAGGGGGACAGTGCGGCTGCGTCCCGATTTCGTGATCCAGAACGTTGCCCGCCCCTCATGAATGTCGTTCCACTTGAGGCCGATGGCCTCGCCGAGGCGAGCGCCCGAATCCACGAGGAATATCGAGAATTGCAGAAAGAGTTCGGAGCGGATCCCGATTTCCCGGAACAGCGCTTCCTCTTCATCGGCTTCCAGGAAGCGCAGGCGTCCGGCTCGCTCCTTCTGGCGCCTGAATTCCGGCAGACTGTGGATCTCGCCCATCTTATACGCTTTCCGCAGCAGCTTGCTCAGCGCCGACATCTTTCGATTGATGGTCGCGTTGCTGTTGCCGCGTTTGCGTAATGCGCCGATCAGACTGTCGAGCAAATCCTGCGAGAAGGTGGAAAACCGGGCGCCGAGCAGAATCTCGTCGAGCTCGCCGATGAAGGCTTTTACATTATATTTGTGGTGGCCTTCGTCCCACAGGATGTCGGCGTAGCGATGAAACAATTCGGCTAGCGAGGTCTCCTTGACCAGGCCCTTCGGGCCCTTCTGACCAAAACAATAATTGACCTCGTATTCCGGACTTGCGCCCGAAATCCCGAAGTCGCTCGCCAATTTTGCGGCGCCTGACGTCACGTTTGCTGTTTCCTTACCACCCCACCACGAATGGACCAAGAAACCGCTGGCGCTCAAGCCAACGCTTATATTTCATCCGCCTAAAGAACCCAGGCGGCACGCATATGTTGCAGTACGGCAACAGCCCGCAACCCTTAGAGTTGCGGGCTTTGCGCTCGTTCAGATTAGAAGTCGCGCTGCAGGCGGAGGAAGCCACCGACGGAGTCATCGGCATTGTCGGCGTCGGTGTACTGAACCGACAGACGCGACGAGAGACCTTCCGTGATCTGATAGTCGGCCGTTACGCCAACCTTCCACTTGTCAACGCCGTCGACGAAGGCGAGATCGCTCCAGTACTGGGCGCCGGGGGTGATCTTGAACTTGTCGGTGACCTTGAAGGCGTAGGAGGCGGCAACCGTCCACTCAGACTGGCTGAAGTAGGCGTTCGCGTCGGAAGCCCAGATACCAGCGAGCTGGAAGACGCCCGGGCCGAGGTCGGCCGAAAGCAGGGCGCGGATGGCGCCTTCTTCGAGTTCCGTGTCGAAGCCGCCAAGCAGGTCGAAGCTTACGCCGCCGAGCGAAGCGGAAACGATGCCTTCGATGCCGACGCCGTTGTTGCGGGTGGTGATGTCTTCGAGTTCGTCGATGGCAACACCAGCCTGGAACGAACCACCATCATAGAGATAGGCGATGGAGTTGAATTCCGAGTTGCTGGAGAGCGAGTCAGTCTCGCCGTTCAGGCCCTTATCCCACCAGCTGTAGAAGAAACCGGCCTTCAGGCCGCCGAGCTGGATGTAGGCTTCGTCGATCTTGTAATCGGCATCGGCGACGTCGTTATCGGCATCAGCCTCGAGCGCATAGAAGCCGGTGAGCGTGCCGAATTCGGTGTCGCTCTTGGCGTCGAAGGAGATGTAAGCGCGGGAGAAGACATCCCAGTCGGAGGGAGCAGATTCATCACGGCCGAAGTCGCCCTGAACGCGGATGAAGCCGCCGATCTTGAGGCAGGTTTCCGTGCCCGGGATGTAGAAGTAGCCCGTGCCGAAAGCGTCGCAAACGCGAACATATTCCATGGGCTCCGGCTCGGCAGCGACGATCGCGTCGGCAGCCTGGGCGCCGGATACTGCTGCGAGCGCAGCAGCGGAGCCGAGAAGAAGGCTCTTGATGTTCATTTCTGACCTCCAGTCAGAATTGAACATCGGGCCACCGATGGCGATCGCCGCTACCCCCTCTGGCCTGCCGGCCATCTCCCCCACAAGAGGGGGGAATCGATGCGGCACCATTGCGCCTCCACCAGCGCGTTCCGCTTGTAGAAACGTTTCGATTGGATCGAGGGGCAGCCGAGCACATTCTCCCCCCTTGTGGGGGAGATGGCCGGCAGGCCAGAGGGTAGAGCTTGCGGCCTTCTACCTGCGCACGAAATCGCCGATCGCCTGCTTCAGTCCGTCGAGATGCAGGAGCGGCGCGTGGCCTTGGCCGATCGCGGTCACTGCGATCAGTCCGGAATGCCGTCGCGCCATTTCCTGGACCGTCGCTTCGCTGAGCAGTCGGGAATGTTCACCGCGTACGACCATCATCGGAATATTGGTGAAGGCGTCGAACTGGGGCCAAAGTGGCGAAAGCACGCTTTCGCCGGTGAGATCCAGCAGCTGCGCGGCGATCGCTGGATCGTAGTCGGCGATCGGCGTGCCATTCTGGTCGCGGTAGATCGCTTCGGCCATGGCGCGCCAGTCGTCGGCGGTGAGGATCGGGAAGTCCGGGCCGTGCACCGTCCGGAGATAGTCGGGCGCCACCGCCCAACTCGCCGGCCCGTCCTTGGTGTTCAGGTAGTCGCGGATCGCGAGCAATCCCGCCAGTTCGATCACAGGGCCGATATCGTTGAGAATGGCGCGAGCAACAAGGGCAGGGGTGGTGACGGCGAGGTGATGAAGGATCAGGCCCCCGCGCGAGGTGCCGATGAAAGTGGCCTTGTCGATGCCGAAATGGGCGCATGCCGTGACGATGTCCTCGGCCTCGACGGGAATTGCGTAGCGGCTCTTGTCCTCGTCACGCGCCGACTGCCCGCGGCCGCGATAGTCAAGCGAGACGATCGCGTGCGCGCCGCCTTCGGGCGAGGCGAGGAAAACAGCGAGGTCGTGAAAATCGCGGCTGTTGCGGGTCAGCCCCGGCAGGCAGACGATAGGGCTGCGACGTTGCCCGATCGCGGGGCCGTAGGATCGAGCATAGAGCTTCAAGCCGTCCTTGGCGCGGAAATAATGTTCCTGAAACATCTGGCTCCTTTGGGGCGGGTGGGTCGTTAAAGGTGCTGGCAGCCGCGACCCCCTCTGGCCTGCCGGCCATCTCCCCCACAAGGCGGGAGACGACTCGCGGCACCGTGCCGCCTCCACTGGAGCTTTCCGCTTCCAGCAGCGTTTCGGTTGGAAGCGAGGGGTATGCCGCTTGTATTCTCCCCCTTGTGGGGGAGATGGTCGGCAGGCCAGAGGGGGTATGCCGGCTGGCAGGACGTGCGTCGCCGTTTCCGAGCTCAAGGCTCCCGCCCCACCCGCAAGTCCGCAACGATATCGGCCTTTTGCCCGAGGCGGGCCTTGTACACCTGGTAATTCTCCATCACCCGCTGCACGTAATTGCGCGTCTCCTCGAATGGAATGCGCTCTATCCAGTCGACGATGTCGTCGATCGGCTTGCCGCGCGGATCGCCGTAGCGTGCCATCCACTGCGGCACCCGGCGCGGGCCGGCATTGTAGGCGATGAAGGTCAGGATATAGGAGCCGCCGAAACTCTCGATCTGCTCGCCGAGATAATGGGCCCCGAGTGTTGCATTATAGCCGGCGTCCGCCGTCAGCCGCTCTGCGGAATAGGCAAGGCCATAGCGGCTGGCCACGCCCTTGGCGGTTGCCGGCAGAAGCTGCAGGAGCCCGCGGGCATTTGCCGCGGAAACGGCCGCCGGATTGAAGGCGCTTTCCTGGCGGGCGATTGCATAGGCGAGCGCCTTGCCGGCGCCGCCGATATTGGCGCCCGACGGAATGACGCCAAGTGGAAAGGCGAGGGCGGCGACGTCGATGCCGCGGCCGAAGGCGATCTTGCCGATCTGCAGTGAAAGTTGATGGCCCCGCGTTTCTTCCGCCCGCGCCGCAAGGATCGCGAGTTCCTCGGGACTGGTCAGCTCCTCGGCCAGCGCCCGGTAGAGGCTGTCCGCACGCCAGCCATGTCCTGCCTCCTCCAGCCGGTCGATAGCCCGGACGGCTTCGCGCTCTTGGAACCGCCTCCGGTCTTCCTCCGTCGGCGTCGGATAGCTGACATTGAGCGTGGGGCGGCCGAGTCGGGCCGCGGCCAGTTGCCCGTAGAAGCTTGCCGGATAGTACGCCGCATTGGCGAAATACTCCTCCGATTTCCCGGGGCCGCCAGCCTCCGCGGCGCGCCCGAGCCAATACCAGGCGCGTGAGGCCGAGATCGGCCGGCTGGAGGCTTCGAGGATCCTGCGGAAATGGCGCGCCGCCGTCGCCGGCTCTTCGAGCGCGCGCAACGCATACCAGCCGGCATGGAATTCGGCATCGACGATGTCGGTCGGCTCGTTTGCCGCATGGTGCGCCGCGATGCGATAGGCGCCGCGGAAGTCGCCCTGATCGAGCAGCCCACGGCTGACGATGCGCTGCTCCGTCCACCATTCGCCGGCATCGACAAGGGCGCTTTTGTCGCGCGGCATCCGGTCGAGAAGCTTTGCCGCCTCCTCATATTTTTCCTGCTTGCGCAGATATTCGATGCGCAGGAAGAGATAGGCGGGATCGTCACGCCAGGACGAATCGACGGCCGCGA includes:
- a CDS encoding porin, with the protein product MNIKSLLLGSAAALAAVSGAQAADAIVAAEPEPMEYVRVCDAFGTGYFYIPGTETCLKIGGFIRVQGDFGRDESAPSDWDVFSRAYISFDAKSDTEFGTLTGFYALEADADNDVADADYKIDEAYIQLGGLKAGFFYSWWDKGLNGETDSLSSNSEFNSIAYLYDGGSFQAGVAIDELEDITTRNNGVGIEGIVSASLGGVSFDLLGGFDTELEEGAIRALLSADLGPGVFQLAGIWASDANAYFSQSEWTVAASYAFKVTDKFKITPGAQYWSDLAFVDGVDKWKVGVTADYQITEGLSSRLSVQYTDADNADDSVGGFLRLQRDF
- a CDS encoding lytic transglycosylase domain-containing protein, producing MRGSHFLSLAAGVGVAMMASSAASEGRIPVPTSKPEFPAKTGRVASGEATATIPAATAPRSLQVKAGLDALSNRKPEQAIAVRDGLRMGTLDRHILTWAIALSGQRGVPSREIAAAQQELEGWPGLKSLRAHSERALYRENPPAADVIAAFGATRPETAEGAIVLARALAAEDRSAEAAGHLRGLWVKDALDKDIEDKVLSEFSALLQPADHKQRMEMLLYRSRVEQAERFAALGKAQSLYRAWAAVIRGSGKAADLIAAVDSSWRDDPAYLFLRIEYLRKQEKYEEAAKLLDRMPRDKSALVDAGEWWTEQRIVSRGLLDQGDFRGAYRIAAHHAANEPTDIVDAEFHAGWYALRALEEPATAARHFRRILEASSRPISASRAWYWLGRAAEAGGPGKSEEYFANAAYYPASFYGQLAAARLGRPTLNVSYPTPTEEDRRRFQEREAVRAIDRLEEAGHGWRADSLYRALAEELTSPEELAILAARAEETRGHQLSLQIGKIAFGRGIDVAALAFPLGVIPSGANIGGAGKALAYAIARQESAFNPAAVSAANARGLLQLLPATAKGVASRYGLAYSAERLTADAGYNATLGAHYLGEQIESFGGSYILTFIAYNAGPRRVPQWMARYGDPRGKPIDDIVDWIERIPFEETRNYVQRVMENYQVYKARLGQKADIVADLRVGREP
- a CDS encoding GIY-YIG nuclease family protein — protein: MGMTADLRRRLQEHNAGKSSHTAKLRPWRLETYIAFSDRTRAEAFERYLKSGSGHAFASKRLW
- a CDS encoding porin; translation: MNIKSLLLGSAAALAAVSGAQAADAIVAAEPEPMEYVRVCDAFGTGYFYIPGTETCLKIGGFIRVQGDFGRDAADNRWNQDDLGGNNQSTSDWDMFSRAYISFDAKSDTEFGTLTGFFAMEANADNDAASDADSLFDVDEAYIQLGGLKAGFFYSWWDKGLNGETDDLSTNSEFNSIAYLYDGGTFQAGVAIDELEGTSTKANGVGIEGIVSASLGGVSFDLLGGYDTEFEEGAIRALLSADLGPGVFQLAGIWASDFNAYYGDAEWTVAASYRFNATEKFAITPGAQYWSDVDFIDGNDQWRVGVTADYQITEGLASRLSVQYTDPDIGDDSVSGFLRLQRDF
- a CDS encoding alpha/beta fold hydrolase, encoding MFQEHYFRAKDGLKLYARSYGPAIGQRRSPIVCLPGLTRNSRDFHDLAVFLASPEGGAHAIVSLDYRGRGQSARDEDKSRYAIPVEAEDIVTACAHFGIDKATFIGTSRGGLILHHLAVTTPALVARAILNDIGPVIELAGLLAIRDYLNTKDGPASWAVAPDYLRTVHGPDFPILTADDWRAMAEAIYRDQNGTPIADYDPAIAAQLLDLTGESVLSPLWPQFDAFTNIPMMVVRGEHSRLLSEATVQEMARRHSGLIAVTAIGQGHAPLLHLDGLKQAIGDFVRR
- a CDS encoding tyrosine-type recombinase/integrase — protein: MTSGAAKLASDFGISGASPEYEVNYCFGQKGPKGLVKETSLAELFHRYADILWDEGHHKYNVKAFIGELDEILLGARFSTFSQDLLDSLIGALRKRGNSNATINRKMSALSKLLRKAYKMGEIHSLPEFRRQKERAGRLRFLEADEEEALFREIGIRSELFLQFSIFLVDSGARLGEAIGLKWNDIHEGRATFWITKSGRSRTVPLTTRAKRVLKALADRSPGPFGDVDPQKFRAVWNAAKQDAGLGDEEDIVPHILRHTCASRLVRGGIDLRRVQMWLGHQTLTMTMRYAHLATHDLDMCVPVLERHLAS